A window from Equus caballus isolate H_3958 breed thoroughbred chromosome 8, TB-T2T, whole genome shotgun sequence encodes these proteins:
- the LOC100146447 gene encoding probable 2-ketogluconate reductase encodes MGNQDLPGVLVSGFEGPCCICEDHVGDLQKHFNLITMQEFLENKTQFGPKIQAVYIWGGKPAVDLELLQSLPSLKIIASSGAGLDHLDRKLIASFGVKVANTPHAVSSPTADLGMALLLAAARRLVEGYRLAISPDTENFPTNFMGQEVTGATLGIIGMGNIGYKIAQRAKAFEMKILYHNRKCRKLEEEKAVGATYCERLDDLLQQSDFVMLAVSLTPQTQRLIGRRELRLMKPTAILVNIGRGLLVDQDALMEALETGVIKAAALDVTYPEPLPRDHPLLKLKNIILTPHIGSATHQARRQTMENMVESILASLNGLPIPNEVLLK; translated from the exons ATGGGAAATCAGGACCTACCTGGAGTTCTGGTGTCTGGGTTTGAAGGACCATGTTGTATATGTGAGGATCATGTTGGAGATCTGCAGAAACACTTTAATCTCATTACCATGcaagaatttttagaaaataaaacacagtttGGTCCAAAGATCCAAGCCGTCTATATCTGGGGTGGAAAGCCAGCTGTTGACCTGGAGCTCCTGCAGAGCCTGCCCTCCTTGAAGATCATTGCCAGTTCAGGAGCAGGCCTGGATCACCTGGACCGGAAGCTCATTGCCAGCTTTGGTGTGAAGGTGGCCAACACACCACACGCTGTTTCCAGCCCCACGGCAGACCTGGGGATGGCCTTGCTGCTGGCGGCAGCTCGGAGACTAGTGGAAG GTTACCGGTTGGCTATTTCACCAGATACAGAGAACTTTCCTACAAACTTTATGGGTCAAGAAGTGACGGGGGCCACTCTAGGAATCATTGGCATGGGCAACATTGGCTATAAGATTGCTCAGAGAGCCAAAGCCTTTGAAATGAAGATTCTGTATCACAATCGGAAATGCAG GAAATTGGAAGAGGAGAAAGCTGTTGGGGCCACTTACTGTGAAAGGCTGGATGACCTGCTTCAGCAATCGGACTTTGTCATGTTGGCCGTGAGCCTGACGCCCCAGACGCAGAGGTTGATCGGGAGGAGGGAGCTAAGACTGATGAAGCCCACGGCAATTCTCGTCAACATTGGCAGAG GTCTGTTGGTCGATCAAGATGCACTGATGGAAGCTCTTGAGACCGGGGTTATTAAAGCAGCAGCGCTGGACGTGACGTACCCAGAGCCCCTGCCCAG AGATCATCCTTTGTTGAAGTTAAAGAACATCATTCTGACACCTCACATTGGAAGTGCAACTCATCAAGCCAGAAGACAGACAATGGAAAATATGGTTGAAAGTATCCTGGCTTCTCTCAATGGCCTTCCCATTCCAAATGAAGTGCTACTTAAGTGA